The Leishmania major strain Friedlin complete genome, chromosome 28 genome includes a region encoding these proteins:
- a CDS encoding putative serine/threonine protein phosphatase catalytic subunit, which translates to MSVDTIIEQLLEVRGAKPGKQVQLAENDVKQLAIRTREILLSQPPLLELEAPIKICGDIHGQYYDLIRLFENGGFPPTANYLFLGDYVDRGKQGLETICLVFAFKVKFPENFFILRGNHECASINRIYGFFDECKRRYNIRLWKAFTDTFNCLPVACIIDDKIFCCHGGLSPELQTMDQIKKITRPCDVADTGLICDLLWSDPEEGLSGWGENDRGVSFTFGQDIVEKFLNKHQFELICRAHQVVEDGYQFFAKRKLITIFSAPNYCNEFDNSGAVMTVDNELMCSFQILKPSVKKPKFYS; encoded by the coding sequence ATGAGCGTCGACACCATtatcgagcagctgctggaggtgcgTGGCGCGAAGCCGGGCAAGCAGGTGCAGTTAGCCGAGAATGACGTGAAGCAGCTGGCGATACGCACGCGCGAGATTCTTCTCTcgcagccgcctctgctTGAGCTGGAGGCGCCCATCAAGATCTGCGGTGACATTCACGGCCAGTACTACGACCTTATCCGTCTTTTCGAGAACGGCGGCTTCCCGCCTACAGCGAACTACCTCTTCCTCGGCGACTACGTGGACCGCGGAAAGCAGGGTCTCGAGACGATCTGCCTGGTCTTCGCCTTCAAGGTGAAGTTCCCCGAAAACTTCTTCATCCTTCGAGGTAACCACGAGTGCGCCAGCATCAATCGCATCTACGGCTTCTTCGACGAGTGCAAGCGCCGCTACAACATTCGCCTCTGGAAGGCGTTCACAGATACGTTCAACTGCCTTCCTGTGGCGTGCATTATCGATGACAAGATCTTCTGCTGCCATGGTGGTCTTTCGCCGGAGCTGCAAACGATGGACCAGATCAAGAAGATCACGCGCCCGTGCGATGTGGCGGACACTGGTCTGATCTGCGACTTGCTGTGGTCAGACCCGGAGGAAGGACTCTCGGGGTGGGGCGAGAACGACCGTGGCGTGTCCTTCACTTTCGGTCAGGATATTGTAGAGAAGTTCTTGAACAAGCACCAGTTTGAGCTGATTTGCCGCGCGCACCAAGTCGTAGAGGATGGGTACCAGTTCTTCGCGAAGCGCAAGCTCATCACCATCTTCTCTGCCCCTAACTACTGTAATGAGTTCGATAACAGCGGCGCAGTGATGACCGTCGACAACGAGCTCATGTGCTCCTTCCAGATCCTTAAGCCGTCTGTGAAGAAGCCGAAGTTCTACTCGTAA